GGCTACAGAGCGAATGCCTGGCTGGGCCATGAGCCAGTAATGAGCTTTCGCGGCGGTGAAGACGAGTTTGAGTGGAGGACGTCCAAGAACGATCGCCTCCAAAGCGGCGCCGGTATTGTGAATGTAATCGAAATTGCCCGCAATGAGCCCTTTGACGGAAAGACCTCCGCCCCTGACCAAGATAAATTCGGGGAGCAATCCTTCTTGCCGATAAAATCCTAATTCTTTTTCCAGCAAAAACCACAGGAAGAACGGGCCGACCGAGGGATACGCGACCGCGACTTTTTTCCCGGGTGCTTCTGCGGCATAGGTGGTTCCAGCGGCGCCAGAAACGAGAAGCCCCAGGCTAATTGCGAGCGCGGATGACCATTGGAAGATCCTTAACACCTGGCTCCTCCTTTTTTAACAAATCTCTAAATGCTCGCACTGGGGCAGCGTTCTGCCGGCTCCTATGGATGACTATATGGATGTCTCTTTTCAAATTAAGTTCGGGAACGTGAAGCAGCTTTACCCGCCCTGCTTGGATATCGCCGATCACGTGACATTTCGCAATGAAGCCGATACCGAGACCCTTTGCCACAAAGTTTCTAATGAGATCCCTCACCCCGAATATCTCGCTGATGTTGATGGCCGGGGTAAAGTCGAGACCCTCTAGTGCGAACCTCTGTTTCAGCATTTTGCGAACTGTCGAATTATTCTGAGGCGCAATCAGAGGCTCCTTTGAAATCTGTCCCAACGATACGCGGCGTTTATTGGTTAATGGATGTTTGGGCGGTGCAATGGCAACGAATTCTTCCTCGTAATAATGTTCTGAAACTAGCAGATGGGAGGACGGCAGCCAGCTCATAAAAGCGAGGTCCAGATCACTTTCCAAGAGGTCTATTTCCATTTTTTCGTTGCTTTCAACTTTTAGAGTGACTTCGATTCCGGGATATTTCTCTTTGAATTTTTGCATTATCGTAGGAAGAAAGGTTGCCGCTGCAATCGGCGCTGCGCCGATGCTTATTTTCTCTGTCCTCAGTCCCGAGAATTCATCCATTCGTTGCTTGAAGTTGTGTACCTTTTCCAGCATCTGATGAGCGAAACGGAGCGCCTCTTCGCCCGCGCTGGTGATGTGGATTTTGGCGCCGAGTTTTTCAAAAAGCTTGACTCCAACCTCACGGGATAGGGTTTGAACCAGAGTGGTGGCGGAGGGCTGGGTTATTTGGAGGATCTTGGCGGCTTTGGTGAAGCTGCCGGTTTTCGCGACGGTGGTGAAAACCTTCAATTGCCAGAGGGTCATAGGAATTACTGTCTCGGTATCGCAGGCGTCCAGCCCTTTAGTTCTTTCTCCGCCTGCTTGATGAAGCGATTCTCGAAGACGCGCTCCGGCGGGATGTCT
This portion of the Candidatus Binatia bacterium genome encodes:
- a CDS encoding LysR family transcriptional regulator, with amino-acid sequence MTLWQLKVFTTVAKTGSFTKAAKILQITQPSATTLVQTLSREVGVKLFEKLGAKIHITSAGEEALRFAHQMLEKVHNFKQRMDEFSGLRTEKISIGAAPIAAATFLPTIMQKFKEKYPGIEVTLKVESNEKMEIDLLESDLDLAFMSWLPSSHLLVSEHYYEEEFVAIAPPKHPLTNKRRVSLGQISKEPLIAPQNNSTVRKMLKQRFALEGLDFTPAINISEIFGVRDLIRNFVAKGLGIGFIAKCHVIGDIQAGRVKLLHVPELNLKRDIHIVIHRSRQNAAPVRAFRDLLKKEEPGVKDLPMVIRARN